The nucleotide sequence CAAGGTGGGTACGCTGGAAGGCAGTACGTGTTGGGCCGAGCCGCCGTCGATACGCAGGGCCTGGCCCTTGAAGTGTAATTCGCCGGTATGGCAGGCGGCGCAGGTAATATCCAGGTACTCGACGTTGCTGTCGGCGTTTTTGTGCCGGGCGAAGCCCACGGGCAGGTTGCCGGGGTTTTGCGTGGTGGGTACCTGCTTGGGGTCCACCAGGAAACCGAAGCGCGCCAGGTACTCCGGCGTGGCAAAACGCCGCTCGGAGAACGGCAGTTCCAGGGCGGTGAACCAGTTGTAGTGCAGGCCTTTTACTTGGGTGCCCTGGGGCGTGAAGTAATAGGTCTGGCGGTCGGCGGCACTCCATTGGTCCTGGTAGCGCACCTGTTCCACCGGCACGTAGTCGGGCAGCCTGGGGTTGACGGTGTAGTACAGCACCACGGCCAGGATCAGGCCCAGCGCGATGAGTATCAGCAGTAAAACACGGGAAAAAATGCGCAAGATGGCTATCCTTGTCTCGGCCTTGTCGAGTGGTCGCGTTGTTATGCCACTACGCCACGGGTGCGGCAAGTGGCCATGAGTCAGATGAGAGGCGGTCCCGCGATCCGTCGCGGGCTCCCATAATGAATGAAAATGCTTTTAAACACGTGAACTTATCGGAAGTTTCCTGCTCACATGCCGGTAGCCATTGGTCGTGGCCGCCTGATAAGCTCGCGACTTTATTCGAATGCCCTTTTGGCGCATGAACAAGGAAATAGCATGAAACAGCATCGGTTGGCGGCGGCGGTGGCCCTGGTTAGCCTGGTACTTGCGGGTTGTGATTCGCAGACCAGCGTAGAGCTGAAAACCCCGGCGCAGAAAGCTTCCTACGGCATCGGCCTGAACATGGGCAAAAGCCTTGCCCAGGAAGGCATGGATGACCTGGATTCCAAAGCGGTAGCCCAAGGCATCGAAGATGCCGTCGGCAAGAAAGAGCAGAAGCTCAAAGACGACGAACTGGTTGAAGCGTTTGCCGCACTGCAGAAGCGTGCTGAAGAACGCATGACCAAAATGAGCGAAGAGTCGGCAGCCGCCGGCAAGAAATTCCTCGAAGACAACGCCAAGAAAGACGGCGTAGTCACCACCGCTTCCGGCCTGCAGTACAAGATCACCAAGAAAGCCGACGGCCCACAGCCTAAGCCAACTGACGTGGTGACTGTTCACTACACCGGCAAGCTCACCAACGGCACCACCTTTGACAGCTCCGTGGATCGCGGCAGCCCGATTGACCTGCCGGTCAGCGGTGTGATTCCTGGCTGGGTCGAAGGCCTGCAACTGATGCACGTAGGCGAGAAGGTCGAGTTGTACATCCCGTCCGACCTGGCCTACGGCGCCCAGAGCCCGAGCCCGGCAATCCCGGCAAACTCGGTGCTGGTATTCGACCTGGAACTGCTGGCCATCAAGGACCCAGCCAAGGCTGAAGCCCCTGCTGCACCTGCCGCCAAGAAGTAATCGGCGCTTGAACACGCAACGCCCCGTCTTGACGGGGCGTTGTTGTTTTCGGGGTTTTCAAAATCAGTCCCTGTAGACATCCGATCGAACGCCCGTACGCTGTAACAGTCTGATGTAAGACTCGAGTACGGGTATCGGCACATCTGCGCCAAGTCAATGAATTCTTGGGTTTTTTTGATGTGCGCAAAA is from Pseudomonas marginalis and encodes:
- a CDS encoding FKBP-type peptidyl-prolyl cis-trans isomerase, with translation MKQHRLAAAVALVSLVLAGCDSQTSVELKTPAQKASYGIGLNMGKSLAQEGMDDLDSKAVAQGIEDAVGKKEQKLKDDELVEAFAALQKRAEERMTKMSEESAAAGKKFLEDNAKKDGVVTTASGLQYKITKKADGPQPKPTDVVTVHYTGKLTNGTTFDSSVDRGSPIDLPVSGVIPGWVEGLQLMHVGEKVELYIPSDLAYGAQSPSPAIPANSVLVFDLELLAIKDPAKAEAPAAPAAKK